From Magnolia sinica isolate HGM2019 chromosome 13, MsV1, whole genome shotgun sequence, one genomic window encodes:
- the LOC131223973 gene encoding uncharacterized protein LOC131223973, protein MSFPNQIAIAKDYVRVSFDAVCSVNMIDPYLASYANVTNKSVDVLADMLYALVCQNVLECTFDEAVMKRTTLNKSAITKVNETADFWGYKFVRYEITRFLSPEFEANREMSEQAKRRGAIKDFDRNAEIKHAVAKAQATAKIIHLISDVIKECESVRAETLKIADSY, encoded by the coding sequence ATGTCATTTCCCAATCAAATTGCAATTGCAAAGGATTACGTGAGAGTTTCATTTGACGCGGTCTGTAGTGTCAATATGATAGATCCCTACTTGGCTTCTTATGCTAATGTCACAAATAAATCGGTCGATGTGTTGGCTGACATGTTATATGCTCTGGTTTGTCAGAATGTACTCGAGTGTACCTTCGATGAGGCGGTAATGAAGAGGACCACACTCAACAAAAGTGCAATCACTAAAGTTAATGAAACCGCTGATTTCTGGGGCTATAAATTCGTTAGATATGAGATTACGCGATTCTTATCTCCAGAATTTGAGGCAAACAGAGAAATGAGTGAACAAGCTAAAAGAAGAGGAGCCATAAAAGATTTTGATCGTAACGCGGAAATAAAGCATGCAGTTGCAAAAGCGCAAGCTACGGCAAAGATCATTCATTTGATATCTGACGTCATAAAAGAATGCGAATCTGTTCGGGCTGAAACGTTAAAGATCGCTGACTCGTACTAA